One genomic segment of Candidatus Poribacteria bacterium includes these proteins:
- a CDS encoding nucleotide sugar dehydrogenase, with protein sequence MKNPQGKIKKIETRTARAGVIGLGYVGLPLTVALASAGFRVTGIDICSEKIERLKQGVSDVPDVADEVLAPLITSGQIQVTTDFSVLQELDTVNICVPTPLGENRTPDMQFIIAAVQQVAQYLHPEQLIILESTTYPGTTEEVVLPELNPQSSRKQVGRDFYLAYSPERIEPGNSTYFVTNTPKIIGGVTPQCTHIAETFYAQFISKTHTVSSPRTAEMVKLLENTFRSVNIGLINEVALICDRMDLDVWEIIDAAATKPFGFMPFYPGPGLGGHCIPIDPHYLSWKAQMYQYHARFIELATEINSEMPKYVLDKIIHALNLQRKPLNGAKLLILGVAYKKDIGDIRESPALEVIRLILDKKAEFLYHDPYIKNLSLGNRETYRSEPLTVDLVESVDCVVILTDHGAIDYKWLVEHAPLVVDTRNATRSVKKGQEKIIKI encoded by the coding sequence AAAAAGATAGAAACCCGGACAGCGCGCGCGGGTGTTATCGGGCTTGGATATGTCGGACTGCCGCTTACGGTTGCACTCGCGAGTGCGGGGTTCCGAGTGACAGGCATCGATATCTGTTCAGAAAAAATAGAGCGATTAAAACAGGGCGTTTCCGATGTCCCCGATGTCGCTGATGAAGTGCTCGCACCCTTGATTACATCCGGGCAGATTCAGGTGACAACGGACTTTTCTGTGTTACAGGAATTGGACACAGTGAATATCTGTGTGCCGACCCCTTTGGGTGAAAACCGCACCCCCGACATGCAGTTTATCATCGCTGCGGTTCAGCAAGTTGCGCAATACCTCCACCCTGAACAACTGATTATCCTTGAAAGCACCACCTACCCTGGCACCACCGAAGAAGTTGTGCTACCGGAACTCAACCCGCAATCCAGTCGGAAACAGGTAGGGCGCGATTTCTATCTCGCCTATTCACCGGAACGGATTGAGCCGGGCAATAGCACCTACTTCGTGACAAACACCCCTAAAATTATCGGGGGTGTTACGCCGCAATGCACCCACATCGCCGAAACCTTCTATGCCCAGTTTATCAGTAAAACGCACACGGTATCTTCACCTCGCACAGCAGAAATGGTGAAACTCTTAGAAAACACGTTTCGGAGTGTCAACATCGGTTTAATTAATGAGGTTGCGCTTATTTGTGACCGGATGGATCTGGATGTGTGGGAAATCATTGATGCGGCGGCGACAAAACCGTTCGGCTTTATGCCGTTCTATCCAGGTCCTGGACTCGGCGGACACTGTATTCCGATTGATCCGCATTATCTCTCTTGGAAGGCACAGATGTATCAGTACCACGCTCGATTTATTGAGCTGGCTACCGAAATTAACAGTGAGATGCCGAAATACGTGTTAGACAAAATTATCCACGCCCTGAACCTACAACGCAAACCGTTGAATGGAGCGAAGTTATTAATCTTAGGGGTCGCTTATAAAAAGGACATCGGAGACATTCGCGAATCGCCTGCGCTCGAGGTAATTCGTTTAATTCTTGACAAAAAAGCAGAATTCCTATATCATGACCCGTATATAAAAAACCTATCTCTTGGCAACAGAGAAACTTATCGCTCAGAACCGCTAACGGTAGATCTGGTAGAAAGTGTTGATTGTGTTGTTATCCTAACCGATCATGGTGCTATAGACTATAAGTGGCTCGTCGAGCACGCCCCACTGGTTGTTGATACCCGCAACGCGACGCGCAGTGTAAAGAAAGGACAGGAAAAAATCATCAAAATTTAA
- a CDS encoding NYN domain-containing protein has translation MSNPNLRLHIQRDQLTWFLDLLLDEREIFQLSASTGIVLDVDRLCALSRRELLVNLADVFLGGVGTAKPELRNPETSANTLVSQFLTEKAQAAISRVGYMEISEIETFFKTSDVLVEGGDFGEVIWALLTDQRTAVVEHGYKLLNTTYASIEMAYTNGGGDFQSMDQLERIDSHHAHDTESDLPQSGVPGREIEHLEQQLADSKADYTSLEQKHNRLDQQRAFLLEENRGLKTKAEENHATEKRLKTLEQENHILRGQIAQYIEDTTELQQLTDERDRLLAEKERIVEQLREYEQIKAAKETFTTDLKLVEEAVYKGHQGLEDFQTTLDSHFDVLENCHQAARGALNQIRQTLSYLDTQEIPEGQSPYNLTTEQPRVGVFVDVQNMFYAAKDRFGRRVDYIKLLDLIVGPRYLMVAYAYVVQIPEINQSSFLSLLEHNGYTIKSKDLRLRGDGSAKGDWDVGIAVDVVSMLGSLDVVILASGDGDFCPLAELIKQQDKRVEVVAFEHNTSMDLQQIADQFFPIGDELLI, from the coding sequence ATGTCAAACCCAAATTTAAGACTGCATATACAGCGGGACCAACTCACGTGGTTTCTCGACCTCCTTTTAGATGAAAGAGAAATTTTCCAATTGAGTGCCTCGACCGGCATCGTCCTTGATGTGGACCGGCTGTGTGCCTTATCAAGGCGAGAATTACTCGTAAATTTAGCCGATGTGTTTTTGGGGGGCGTTGGCACAGCAAAACCTGAACTAAGAAATCCGGAAACTTCAGCCAACACGTTAGTCAGCCAGTTTCTTACTGAAAAAGCGCAGGCGGCGATTTCCCGAGTCGGGTATATGGAAATCTCCGAAATCGAAACGTTTTTCAAAACATCTGATGTCCTCGTAGAAGGCGGCGATTTTGGAGAAGTGATATGGGCACTGCTTACCGACCAACGGACCGCAGTTGTCGAGCATGGCTACAAACTTCTTAACACAACGTACGCGTCTATAGAAATGGCATATACCAATGGGGGCGGCGACTTCCAGAGTATGGATCAATTGGAAAGAATTGACTCGCACCACGCTCACGATACAGAAAGCGATCTGCCACAGTCGGGTGTGCCTGGCCGAGAAATCGAGCACCTTGAACAGCAATTAGCAGACTCTAAAGCAGACTATACTTCGCTTGAGCAAAAACATAACCGATTAGATCAACAACGCGCTTTTCTATTAGAGGAAAACAGAGGATTAAAAACGAAAGCGGAGGAGAATCATGCGACCGAAAAACGATTGAAGACGCTTGAACAGGAAAATCACATACTCCGTGGACAGATAGCACAATATATTGAAGACACGACTGAACTACAACAACTTACCGACGAACGTGACCGCCTCCTTGCTGAAAAGGAGCGGATAGTGGAACAATTAAGGGAATATGAGCAAATTAAGGCAGCCAAGGAGACCTTTACGACGGATCTCAAGTTGGTTGAGGAGGCAGTCTACAAAGGGCACCAGGGCCTCGAAGACTTTCAAACAACGCTTGATAGCCACTTCGATGTTCTGGAAAACTGCCATCAGGCGGCACGCGGCGCGTTGAATCAGATTCGTCAAACGCTTTCTTACTTGGATACCCAGGAAATCCCGGAAGGTCAGAGTCCCTACAATCTGACGACTGAGCAACCGCGTGTCGGTGTATTCGTTGACGTTCAAAATATGTTTTACGCCGCTAAAGATCGTTTTGGACGTAGAGTCGACTATATCAAACTCCTTGATTTGATCGTTGGACCCCGGTATCTTATGGTAGCTTATGCCTATGTCGTCCAGATCCCCGAAATCAACCAATCGAGTTTCTTGTCCCTTCTTGAACACAACGGTTATACGATTAAGAGTAAAGACTTACGGTTGCGCGGCGACGGGTCTGCAAAAGGGGATTGGGATGTCGGCATTGCAGTGGATGTTGTTTCGATGCTCGGTTCATTGGACGTTGTTATTCTCGCAAGCGGTGATGGCGATTTTTGTCCGCTTGCTGAACTCATCAAGCAACAGGATAAACGTGTGGAGGTTGTCGCTTTTGAACATAATACCTCCATGGATCTACAACAAATCGCGGACCAGTTCTTTCCAATCGGAGACGAGTTGCTCATCTAA